A genomic region of Metopolophium dirhodum isolate CAU chromosome 1, ASM1992520v1, whole genome shotgun sequence contains the following coding sequences:
- the LOC132934571 gene encoding transforming growth factor beta regulator 1 — protein MYPVDNRNVWINNVINSSSRYDTKRKKLKKVIKDMVFENAAICDEISRNQEKLLIVREECKFLTKKLNIFEPQLDVSINTTPVKKATPRKKATTNGVTPKPRRPAAKRKKVNNIIEVQEPITSGNVTIYNFGEIVYDTPFYYSDCAIYPAGFYATRTYAHFRNIFSKCTYHCKVIKAGSSPRFEIMDHDKHFKVTGLSTDECHSHLISLINKLLGAEDLIPANRNGDRFFGLTLPPVRMKLQEAPESKFCTGYIPLELQSDCHEAELKAESDPAVSFEGLHNTLNRFRSRH, from the exons ATGTATCCGGTGGATAATCGAAATGTCTggattaataatgttattaattctAGTAGTCGATATGATACCAAACGTAAAAAGTTAAAGAAGGTTATTAAAGATATGGTTTTT gaAAATGCTGCCATTTGTGATGAAATATCACGAAatcaagaaaaattattaattgtccGAGAAGAATGCAAGTTTTTaactaaaaagttaaatatatttgaacctcaattag atgTTTCTATAAACACAACCCCTGTAAAAAAGGCAACTCCAAGAAAAAAAGCAACTACTAATG GTGTAACACCTAAACCAAGGCGTCCTGCTGCTAAACGTAAaaaggttaataatattatagaagtcCAAGAACCAATAACTAGTGGAAATGttactatttacaattttgGAGAA attGTATATGATACACCGTTTTATTATTCAGACTGTGCAATCTATCCAGCTGGATTTTATGCAACAAGAACTTATGCtcattttagaaatatattctCTAAATGCACTTATCATTGCAAAGTTATAAAAGCCGGTTCATCTCCAAg ATTTGAGATCATGGATcatgataaacattttaaagtaacTGGCTTAAGTACTGATGAATGTCATAGTCATcttatatcattaattaataaattgctGGGCGCTGAAGACTTAATACCTGCAAATAGAAATGGTGATAGATTTTTTGGATTGACCTTACCTCCAGTCCGCATGAAACTACAAGAAGCGCCAGAATCTAAATTTTGCACGGGATACATTCCATTAGAATTGCAG tCTGATTGTCATGAAGCAGAGTTAAAGGCTGAAAGTGATCCTGCTGTGAGTTTTGAAGGTCTTCATAATACATTGAACAGATTTCGATCTAGACATTAA